The Carassius carassius chromosome 5, fCarCar2.1, whole genome shotgun sequence DNA window GACTCGCAACACATAATTAAGCCATTATTCCCTCTACGGCTCTAGTTTCCCCTCAAGAAACAGAGGTGTGTGAAACATCACATATTCATGTAGCAGCTGTTAAGCATCAGCGTGCAAGAATACAACATGTAGCCAGAGATATGTAAATCAGAGAGATGTAAAAAGAAAGGCTGTGAACAACAAATTAATTTTCACAGTTACAACTTGTGGCAGATGATAAATCTCTACAAAGAAGGTCTGAACACCACAATGCATATTTGAATGAAAATGTGGGAAAAGATTATATAGACAAAAGCGTTGGATGAAAGACAAGAACAAGCAGAAGAAAATTGCATGCAGCCACTTTAAATACTACATCAAGCTTGGAAAAGGAATAGGAATCACCCCGAAATGAAAATGTACTAATTCTCAGTTCATCTGAGATGCAGATGagttcttcatcagatttggagaaatgtagcattgcatcagtgtctcatcaatggatgctctgcagtaaatgggtgccgtcagaatgataaaaacatcacagtaatccacagcactccagtccatcccttaaaatgaaaagttgtgtgtttgcaagaaacaaatacACCAATGAAACCATAATCCCTAAAGCTTTGTCCAGTAAAATaaactctacatcttggatgagctgagggtgagtacattttcggcagatttttgggtgaataaaGAGAATATTTTTGTCATCTTTTAACTCACTTAAGTGAAACAAAATGTCACTCTCTACCTGAAATTTAgatataatattttcaaaatttgaGTTTTAACTGAATATGGTTCAATTGCTGTTCGAAAAATACaattctataaaaaaattaaagttgctCAAATGTCAACTTGAGAATTCAGATGTAGAAAATACactaaaaacatgaaatatcacGCTCAAGTAATTcaatcccccccaccccccatccaaaaattatttctttttttttcttttttgtcattttcaccATTCACCAAGTTTAAAAGCAGAATTGCTAGAGTGATTTGAGagctacacttaaaaaaaaaataaagctatgtAATGCTGCTTGTTTGCATGAAAGAGACTAAAAAGTTTAGAGATTTCAAATTCTCAGAATgtaaatgtttgggtgaactgtcccattATACAGAACTTGAACCTTCAGAAGTGGCACTCGTGAGAGTGAAGAAGAAACTTCAAAACCTACTTCTTCCTTCTACAACTTCACACAGGTCAGCCTTTCACAGATAAAGCAGAAGGAAATACAAATGCGCAGAGTGACCTGAAGCACATATCAAACCCTTATGATATTCCCCTTAACAAACCAGAGGAACCCAGGGCCAAACTTCAATCAGCCAGACGTCCCATGAGCAGCAAGATTCAGAGTGGAACAGGTAATGGCTGGGCACCTGCTTCACAGCACTGTGTGAAACATGATTGAAACGGAGAAGCTGAAGCTGAGCTGGTGTCCAGAGATCCAGCGCACTGAGAGCTGCAGTATTACCATTTACAAACACACTAATAAGGCACATTAACTGTTCAGCGCTGAAAAGCTTTAATGAAATCCTTTCCCCAAGACCAAATAATAACAGGTTAAAGACTGAGAATACATCACTTGGTCATTACTATGTATTTGTAtctaatgcacccttgctgaccCGTACTAGTATCGATTCCAGTAATTAGGGATCATTGATTTGACTGGTGATTTATTTAATTCTGATCGACCCTGGAGGAACTGTGTATTTAAATGCAATGACTAAATTGAGTTTTTGTGGATTGCGTTTTTACAGAGGTCATGCAATAATTAGTGACCGGCCTTTAAAAAAGGAGTTTAgatattgtttttgaaaatttGATAATGCAGATGGCTTTACCAAAACCTATAATGTTCATTAATAATATCTCACAGGagatctgttcaaaagcttttgaGTAAATGGGAATTTAGTACATATGGCATGAATTAGAAGGAGAACTACATCACTGCTGATTTGCATGTTACAAAGAAAAGAAAGTCTTTCcgaattcataataataattaaaaaaaaggtttgtgtTTTGGGGAGGAATTGAGTTTTGAACTGGAGAATAAAAGAATGGCCTGTCATTTGAAATGGcgagaaaacaaacaacaacaacaaaaacatccaaaataaGGTAACAGAGAAGACTCAAAATCACAAGGACAACAGTCTAgttttcatttatcttttttttttaatgcatttcctCAAAACATTCAAATCTAAGtgtagctgtgtgtttgtaagaaacaaatccatcattaagatgctcttagaccataatccataacaacgcttcctccagtgaagtcTATCTCCTGTTGTCTTCTCATAAAAATCCCCCAACTTATTTGCTTGGAACGGTTTTGGACAGTTTCCACTGGATGTGTGCATATTCCTCTCCTGATTGAGACAGGATGATGTTTTCTGAGGTAATTATATAACGcaaaatttatccaaatctgttctgatgaagaaataacctcatctacatcttgggtgaGTAAATTTCCAGAACTCTTTGGTGAATAGGGAGAATAGCTTTGTCATCATTTAACTCACATAAGTGAATGGAAATATCATTCCTATATGATGTCATTCATTTTCATGGAAAAATTTGAAGCAATTTGAAGCAACAGCTGAGCATTGagacaatttaaactatgcaaatGAGAAATGACCTCCAATGAATTAAAGGCATAGTTAAAATGTTACTCATGCTCAGGCCATCCGTGTTTtaaaggagtttgtttcttcaccaaTAGATCTCCTGCAGTAaatttgtttgtaagaaacaaacctatcataaaggtgttttaactttaaacgatcacttccagctaaaataggagtccataatccataacaacaattcctgcagtgaaaaagtacattaaaataaaccaacatatctgtTCAGAAAGTTTTCTGTCCATATTTTTGTGCTGATTCAGACCAGAATACTTTTTCAATGCAGACAGACTCATGTGAAGTTAAAAGTGTCTTAATttgggaattttcattttttggtaaaCTAGTGCTTTAATCGGTGTCAGAATATAAACAGAACATGCAtaccaaaaataatacaaatcgtGGGATCTAAGGTTAGTTTACCTAGGCTCTACAAAAAatctaagtaaataaaaaaataataatttaaaaaaaagcatctgccaagaaaaaaaataaaatgtaaatgaatgctTCGGATTATACATGCAAGTAGAAGGGCATTAAAAACAAGGTCAATTTACAGCACAAAAACTATTCGGAAGAAACAAATGTTGTTTTGTACTGTTTGAACcaaatttatttaatactcaACTGAATACAAAATTAAAACTAGCAAAGTAATTTCAAATCCTGTAAACTTACAAATGCATGGAGAGAACAGATTATGGCATTacatatcaaagaaaaaaaaatacaactaaataaGATTTGTAAATGCCTCACTGTAATAGAATACAATCTCAAGGTGTTTTAAGCTCTTTGAGATCAAACAGTAAAGATTTGAGCCTTACCTCAGACACTGAGACTGCATTACACATACAATGCAAAGTTCATAGATAACAAAAaggcaaaaataaacataaacgtGAAACATTTCATGATATTCGTTGGGAAATCTATTCCATATGTGTGAGAGTGATAGAAAAATAATTTGAGAGACAGGAGGTAATTTCATGCATGTAGTAACTGACTTGGTAAAAGAGGAAGagcttaaaaatgtttgtttaaaaaaaaaacacacacacacacgcacgcacgcacgcacccacacacacacacacaggacgtCTACGCTGCTGATCGGCGTCGGATGATGAAGGCCCCTCGTTGCAGCTGTCCTAAATAGATCCTCATCTTCGTACTGTCGCTTGTCTTTCTCACCCAGATCTGCAAGAGAGTTGAAATCCAAGTCAAAGCACTTCAGTATTCATCCTGCACTACCTTCTTCCAGCATCCAAACGAATCCCAAACAGTGATTTGTGCTCCAAAGCCACTGGCTCAGCGAGTAAACGTCCAGATCTATGCAGTGTGCTACTGATGCTGGCATTAAAAGGATGCAAATGAGACAAAAGCTATCGGAAAGACATCCTCGTACAGTTTTATATGGATGCAGAAGATAATAAATAAGAGCGACTAAAAGAGAGTTTCCTCTTCTGGCCCTCTAGAGCTGATGCACTTGTGCTGATCTCAATAACCTGCTGTTTATTCCCCCTCTGAGCAGGTCATTAGTTTTGAAGAGCACAGTCATTTGTTTAGCACCAATCAGAGGAGAGAATCAGACACAAACCTCATTGGTCCCCACAGAGCTGATGACACAGCTGATCTTGGTGTTCTCCTTGGACTCCAGATAGATTGGTTGACTTTTATGGTACCTGAAACAATAAGAGCATTGGTCATTTgagatcctgaaaaaaatgtaagacCTTAAGAGAAAAATCCCTTTAGGGGTACTGTATGTGAGCTTTTCTTATATGCAATTATGCATGCCTAAAATGCAATTATTCCCttttattattgcattatatttaaGCACACATATTGCATTACAGTTAGTACAGAATACAGGTAAAACATGAACAGCATAGATTGAGCAGCAATAAATTTGTGAATCACAAATACCGTTCACACTGTATGTTTGTTTCTGGCATGCAACCCGCTAAAGAGGATaacttaaatcttttttttttttacatcacacTGAATACAGACTGCAAACTCACTTTTACAAGTCAAGTAAACTATGATTTATTTCGCTGAGGGCCCAAAAGCAATGCAATGCAAATGCCActaattagagagagagagtttgtcaTCTATTAAAACACAGAGCAAAAGTCGCCTGTGGCTTTAAACTTCTCACAAAAACGTCGTCTGGAAGAGTTCAGATAGCAGCATaactataaatactataatagcagAATAAAACTGCATTTAATGTACATGGAACATTATACATTTAGTGCCCGTGGTATCACCCTAAACCACACGTCCTCCTCCGCTCACTTTCTCCTCATCTGCACACAAATATTGCATTTCTGAAAGCTACGGCAGCCCACTGTCTAAAGGGCAAGACTGGATGAACGCATGCTGACACACTCATAAAAATCCAGAGGCATTCCTGACGTTTAATGTCACAAATGCACAAGACAGAGACAGCTTCAGACTTCATCCTAAACAACAAGCTTCCTGTGCACTACCATCACACAAACAATGAAATATAGATCATTTATTTAGTCTGTACCGAGTACTGTGTGTCAAAATATGTGGATGATATCATGACACAGACGGCGGTAAACACCATGTCTGCAATGCATGACCTGAATCCTGTCACAGGAAACTTCACCACATACACAACCTCATGTACACGCAGCGACAGGAATAACAGCTTACAGTGATAACTGAGATATTACAGAGAACAGCTTACAGCACAAACACAATATAAATCTGAACACTTCAAGCTTAAGacatttaaacttaaattatCTCTTCTGCATTCCATGCTACTTCAATGCCagaattgaagaaaaaaataaaaataaattatatataataaaaataagccTTTATaatgatgtatggatggatggatagatgatagaacgatggatagatggatagatagatagacagacagacagacagacagacagacagacagacagatagatagatagatagatagatgggaaATATTAAATCAGAAATTTTAAATGTCGATTAATAGATTGTATGTGGTTTCTGTGGTGCTacgcggttgctagggtacccggggtggatgctagggtgtttttttatttatatccctctctttttttattgaaatgaGAAATATCAGAAGACATAATACCAAAGAAATACACTAAAACCAAAGACAAACGTATGGACAAATGGGGAATGCAACTCCccaagatagatggatggatggatggatggatggatggatggatggatggaatgctagaagatggatggatggatggatggatagaacggtagatggatagatgatagaacggtagatagatagatggatagaacggtagatggatagatagatagatagatagatagatagatagatagatagatagatagatagatagatagatagatagatagatagatagatagatagatggatggatggatggatagacggatagatagatggatggatggatggatagaacagtagatggatagatggatggatagatggaatgctagaagatggatggatggatagatggatggatggatggatagatggaatgctagaagatggatggatggatagaacagTAGATGGATAGATGGCTAGAacggtagatagatagatgatagatggatggaatgCTAgaagatgaatgaatggatggatggatggatagacggatagatagatggatggatggatggatagaacagtagatggatagatagatagatagatagatagatagatagatagatagatagatagatagatagatagatagatggatagatgatagatggatagatggatagatggatggatggatggatggatggaatgctagaagatggatggatagatggatggatggatggatggatggatggatggatagatagatagatggaatgctagaagatggatggatggatggatagaacggtagatggatagatggatagaacggtagatagatagatgatagatggatggaatgCTAgaagatgaatgaatggatggatggatggatggatggatggatagacggatagatagatggatggatggatggatagaacagtagatggatagatagatagatagatagatagatagatagatagatagatagatagatagatagatagatagatagatagatagatagatagatagatagatagatagatgatggatggatggatggatggatggatggatggatggaatgctagaagatggatggatagatggatggatggatggatggatggatggatagatagatagatggaatgctagaagatggatggatggatggatagaacggtagatggatagatgatagaacggtagatagatagatggatagaacggtagatggatagatagatggatggatggatagacagatagatagatggatggatggatggatagaacagtagatggatagatggatggatagatggaatgctagaagatggatggatggatagatggatggatggatggatagatggaatgctagaagatggatggatggatggatggatagaacagtagatggatagatggatagaaaggtagatagatagatggataaatggatggaatgctagaagatgaatgaatggatggatggatggatggatagacggatagatagatggatggatggatggatagaacagtagatggatagatggatggatagatggaatgctagaagatggatggatggatggatagatggaatgctagaagatggatggatggatggatggatagatggaatgctagaagatggatggatggatggatggatggatagatggaatgctagaagatggatggatggatggatagaacagtagatggatagatggatagaacagtagatagatagatggaaagATTGATGGAATGCTagaagatgaatggatggatggatggatgaatggatggatggacggacggacagacagacagatagatagaacgatagatagaatgatagatagatagatagtctcaTCTCAGCTCTGTGATGTGTCTGTCCTTTATGTAACTATAATGTAACAGAATTGACCATCAGAAGGACGGTTGCTCCATCTTGTGGTCAGTATAAAACTCTAGAGAGTGTCTCCAAGAGTTGTTTAGGTTTCAGTTTTTCAGGAATCAGAGGGTCAAGGTCACTGTGCTTTACCCTGGGACATCATCTCTTTAAACCAACATTAATAATCACTGAGCTCATGAATACACAAACCATCATGTCCTGTCAGAGATGAGAAATATCAGTGTGACGTCTAGAGATCTGAACAGTGTAATGAAGTCACAATAACGAGAGAACCTTACCATCTCTTATCATAGTAAAGTTTGCCCTCCTCGATCCGTGCCTCGTAGCGCTGGGATGGAGTGTCCACCGGAGTCGACGGGAAGGGCTCCGGAGAGGACGGGGACACtggaaacatcacacacacatcgtTTTCAACTCATTTCACAACCTTTGTGGCTAAACTGATGGGAATTTCTGGGGAATCACCTCTAAACGACAAAACGTCCGTACCTGGTCTTTTGGGAGATTTAAGCTATAAAAGAAATAAAGCACATAAGGAAGATTGTTTTGGTTTTCTTCAGCAATCTCggtttcaaaacaaacaaaaaaacaacagataTAGACAATCAAGATGATAGATCTCGGTCAAATCAGCAGTAAATCCAATAGTACATCAGTcgaaaaataatgactgtttttgcAGCTTTAAAaacttatgaaaataaaaatgttatgaatTTTCTCTTATATCACTTTGagtaataaaacacaattaataGGTAGAATCTCCTGAAAATCTCATTACCTAATAGAGAccttatgaaaataaataaatcgataAGTTAATTAATATCCTAAGAAGCCAAGATGTGAGTCATGAAGACTTTCATCACATTTTCATGAAATAGAAATTGATTAAAACCTTTCCCATCACACTTTTTCCTAATCTCATAGCCTGCAAACGGATATGCAAGTGTATTTCAATTTGACTGACGATAGTATTGCTGTAGAATGAGACATATTGAAAATCAGGCCAAGAAGCACTGTATGTGTGATGCAGTGAAATTTGTACTTAGCCAGGCTTCATAAAAATGCAGCCAATTACAGTCATGCTGTGGCGTAACCCTACCTTGTTCAAGGTTCTCAGATCCTCCGTGATCTGTTCATCAGTGAGTAAATAGTTTAACTGAGGTGAGGAGAGTTAAGAAAAtctgcttattaaaaaaaaaaagagagctcATTTACATCATAAACTCTTAAAGGTACAGCATCAATATCAGCCTGTTTAATACTAAAGGTCATTGTTTTGGAGTTTGACTACACTAGAAATGGAATTAAATCTACAGATGCataaaagatgagctcttgtttCCGTTGAGGATATCAGGTGCAGGCTTTCTCCGCTTGTCTGGAATCGGCACAGGGTCATTGGGTCGTCTCCGCAGCTTCCGGGTCATTATAGGTTTCATCTCCATAGaatctaaaatgaataaatagacaGCCAACAAGATTTAAAGGAATATGTGTAAAAAAGTCAAAAACGAGGAATTGTCAAGGCTGTAACAGGCAATTGTTTTTCATACGACTTCAATGAATGGCTTCCGGCCTTCAAAAGAATGATGAAAGAACAGCATAGAAATATAATTAAAgcatcttctgaagtcatatgataatCGCCCTCTCTCCAGTGAGTTAACCACTGTGACTGGATCATTGTGTCTGTGTATTAAATTGTGGACcagtgaacgaatcattcagtttgCTTTTATAAATCAGAACAACGATtctttgactcaaaagaatgatacATTTATGAATAGGACATTGCTACTTCTCTTGTGAATTCACCAGAGAGggatacttttatggtgctttttttgtttgatctttttgaagcttgaaagtcCCTTTTTGTcttccgtttttttttcttttaatacaaAAGAGAATAGCTGAACATTCTGCAATAGGAATGGGATTTGCAATATTAAGAAAGGCTTGCAAAAAACCTCCTGTCAGCTCCATGGTCAATTTCTCATTCTCGatcatcttcttcttctcctcCAGCTCTGCAATAAGATTTTCCTTCAGTTCCACTTTCTTATCGTCAAACTCCTTCACCGCTGCTTTCTTCTCTTTGATGTAGTTCCTCTCCACCTGCTCTGTCTTCAAGACATTTATCATTAATTAACCCTTCACAGCTGTTTACAAATCCACAGGTATAATTTGGAGCTTACCTCAAGTTGTAGAAAGAGGTCTGAAGAGATAAAGAGATTGGAGGGGAAGAACAGAAAAGGAGATACGCATTAATAATGCAAGGTTGGCTCCAGAAATATTGAAAAGATGTAAAAGCTTTATTATATCTGATCTTCACCGGCGCCGCGAAGTCTCTCTTTATACTGCTGATCAAGCTTCTTCATTCTCTTCTGGTACTCCTGCAGTGTGCCTGTGGAAATACATATTCATTTAGTTATTAGAAACTGCAAACGAGAAATCAGTTTGTTTAGAAGACGGCCGTATGGAAATCATATATAATTTCTATGAACGTGTGTGTGTTCTATAGTGCTCGAATAAACGCAAAGGATTCAAATAATATTAGTCCATTTATTCTAAGCAAGCGcaagcagttatttaaaatattaacgcaaaaaaaataggtttaatatttattgtattattgtttacagggtgtttaatatttcaataagaaaaataataatgttttatagaGAGATACACGTGCAATACTCCAATAGTTATATTAAAGTTAAcagtaattaaaaatgttttctttttcttttttttagagaaaaagcatcgttattttttacttattaggAAACTGTTGATGTAGAGTAACATTTGtacattaaagaaaatataaattctgtgtACTTTTGTATTCAAAGTGCTGGACTCCAAAATGAATTGTGTATTTCtaaaaatactaatactaataataatttttgaaatAGTGAATTTATGTATTTCCAGTCACCTTCTTGCAGTTGTTGTAGCTGTCTTTTCAGGGATGCCAATTTGTCCTGATACATCCTGAAATCAACATAAACAGGACATCTCAAAGAAATGATGCGTGCATTTGTCATTAAGAAATGATAATAAATTAGTAAGAATACTTACTGTTCTTTGATTTCAACATAATCATTCTCATCATGTTTGGCCAGATCTGTTTCACTGGCATCTTCTGTGTCtacaataacaaaaatacatCAATAAATTAATTGTACAGTATAGAATAAGACATGACTCTCTTGCACAAAACCCAAACTTGACTCCACTGAACTCCTTTTGGGATGCCATCCAGTTTATTAAAGTGATAATAACTGCACATATACAGCATCATCTAGTGGACACACATGGCAGTTTCATCTCattcttaaaggagtcatatgatgttttaaaaagaacattattttgtgtatttggtgtaatgcaatttgcttatgcggtttaaggtaaaaaaaaaaacacattatttatagCCCAGATATATAgcccagaatatgaacgcaaCACGCTGAGTTGCATATTAAGCTTTTTATGGGGTAGAAcgtgaaataaatcaataaagatatatgtttatgtataatatatatacaaactgCACAAAACACACATTCCCGCAGTAGTAAAAAGACAAATGCCCACACTAATAGACAAATACTACATCATCAGCTGCTTCTAAAGACACTTGCATTCAAGCAGTTgcatactttaattcagcaaggaggcAAAATTGATTAAACTTATTACCcgttagggatgggacgataaccggttttattgataaccgtgataaaatgtgctgaaggttagtaatatcgtttaaaaatgaattatcattaaaaccgtgtttgattatcgcggttttaataactcactattaaatcatgtccagccagcaacagtctgacgcaagcgcagcacacaatgttttttttgttttttttcgagaaggaatggcgaaagtcagtgacttttctatgcttttctatgcttctacacttttcattgtaaggaaggaaatgccacagaatttaatctttctttaaattaagtgcatagagttgcttgttttattagttgtttgttgtagagctgaaacaacgaatcgatttaatcgataaaaatcgattattaaaatagttgccaactaatttagtcatcgattcgatgctaaataacttttatttgccgtaagcggcaaataaaaattgcatatttcaaatctgcggtgaccaaagtgtggcagtaatgagccaccggaggttttactcagccagtacagcaggagaagtagcgaatagccaatagctggccttgttttatgtcacgtgcttcccgaacagcgtctctgcagcatttagcgggatatgggagactgggagtactttactttgagccttcaaaaaagaagagtaacctgtaaactctgcactactgaactgtttaaggggacgttcacatatcgcgtcttttgcgcgctcaagttc harbors:
- the LOC132141615 gene encoding sin3 histone deacetylase corepressor complex component SDS3-like isoform X2, producing the protein MASTLLSPMVDYYNDEEELDSVDEDEDRSFRGRDSEEDTEDASETDLAKHDENDYVEIKEQMYQDKLASLKRQLQQLQEGTLQEYQKRMKKLDQQYKERLRGADLFLQLETEQVERNYIKEKKAAVKEFDDKKVELKENLIAELEEKKKMIENEKLTMELTGDSMEMKPIMTRKLRRRPNDPVPIPDKRRKLSSPQLNYLLTDEQITEDLRTLNKLKSPKRPVSPSSPEPFPSTPVDTPSQRYEARIEEGKLYYDKRWYHKSQPIYLESKENTKISCVISSVGTNEIWVRKTSDSTKMRIYLGQLQRGAFIIRRRSAA
- the LOC132141615 gene encoding sin3 histone deacetylase corepressor complex component SDS3-like isoform X1; the protein is MASTLLSPMVDYYNDEEELDSVDEDEDRSFRGRDSEEDTEDASETDLAKHDENDYVEIKEQMYQDKLASLKRQLQQLQEGTLQEYQKRMKKLDQQYKERLRGADLFLQLETEQVERNYIKEKKAAVKEFDDKKVELKENLIAELEEKKKMIENEKLTMELTGDSMEMKPIMTRKLRRRPNDPVPIPDKRRKLSSPQLNYLLTDEQITEDLRTLNKLKSPKRPGTDVLSFRVSPSSPEPFPSTPVDTPSQRYEARIEEGKLYYDKRWYHKSQPIYLESKENTKISCVISSVGTNEIWVRKTSDSTKMRIYLGQLQRGAFIIRRRSAA